Proteins co-encoded in one Stomoxys calcitrans chromosome 5, idStoCalc2.1, whole genome shotgun sequence genomic window:
- the LOC106091304 gene encoding trypsin-like, whose protein sequence is MFSIVVIFVLSTSVFAGPLLHGRHGRIVNGVETTIEKHPYQVSLLTYSGGHFCGGALISEDIIVTAAHCMLAYSAKQVRVRLGSNEYEKGGEWVAVKSLKYHEGFNPLSMMNDIAVIKMSSPVRQSAKIRYIPMATKTPATGTSAMVTGWGVQCFLTCTTKSKILKEVDVNIINEKDCASSEYKYGSTVKPTMVCAAAPGKSSCQGDSGGPLVAEGKLVGIVSWSVGCGSDGFPGVYADVPSLRAWIEKTAKEL, encoded by the coding sequence ATGTTCAGTATCGTAGTTATTTTCGTCTTGTCCACCAGCGTTTTTGCGGGTCCTTTGCTCCATGGAAGGCATGGTCGCATTGTCAACGGCGTGGAGACTACCATTGAGAAACATCCCTACCAGGTCTCTTTGCTAACCTATTCGGGTGGCCATTTCTGTGGTGGCGCCCTCATCAGTGAAGACATCATTGTGACCGCTGCCCATTGCATGCTGGCCTATTCAGCTAAGCAAGTAAGAGTGCGTCTAGGGTCAAACGAATACGAGAAAGGTGGTGAATGGGTGGCGGTCAAGTCTTTAAAATACCATGAAGGTTTCAACCCCTTGTCCATGATGAACGATATTGCTGTCATCAAAATGTCCAGCCCGGTGAGGCAATCGGCCAAGATTCGTTACATTCCCATGGCCACTAAGACCCCTGCTACTGGTACTTCTGCCATGGTTACTGGCTGGGGGGTTCAGTGTTTTTTGACTTGCACCACCAAGTCAAAGATTTTGAAAGAAGTTGATGTGAATATTATTAATGAGAAGGACTGTGCTTCCAgcgaatacaaatatggttccACAGTCAAGCCTACCATGGTCTGCGCCGCTGCCCCCGGTAAGAGCAGTTGCCAAGGTGATTCTGGTGGTCCTTTAGTTGCCGAAGGCAAGTTGGTTGGCATAGTGTCGTGGAGTGTCGGCTGTGGCAGTGATGGTTTTCCCGGTGTTTATGCTGATGTTCCCTCTTTACGAGCCTGGATAGAAAAGACGGCCAAGGAATTATAA
- the LOC106091311 gene encoding trypsin-like: MFRFVAVFALVSCAFGASLPDELDGRIVNGVDTTIEKHPYQVSLQTTSGSHFCGGSIISEDIIVTAAHCMQSYTASQFKVRLGSTEYNKGGELVAVKAFRYHEGYNSKTMVNDIAVIKLATPVKESSKIRYIALAEKTPATGTHAIVTGWGTKCYLTCVSLPKTLQEVEVDIVDEKACASSEYKYGSEIKPTMVCAYAVDKDACQGDSGGPLVAEGKLVGVVSWGYGCARSGYPGVYADVPSLRTWVEKTAKEL, from the coding sequence ATGTTCCGTTTCGTAGCTGTATTCGCTTTGGTTAGCTGTGCCTTTGGCGCCTCCTTGCCCGATGAATTGGATGGTCGCATTGTCAATGGTGTGGATACCACCATCGAGAAGCACCCCTATCAGGTCTCCTTGCAAACCACCTCTGGCAGTCATTTCTGTGGTGGTTCCATCATCAGTGAAGACATCATTGTGACCGCTGCCCATTGCATGCAATCCTATACCGCTTCCCAATTCAAGGTACGTCTTGGCTCTACCGAATACAACAAGGGTGGTGAATTGGTAGCTGTCAAAGCCTTCAGATATCACGAGGGCTACAACTCCAAGACCATGGTCAACGATATTGCCGTCATCAAATTGGCCACTCCCGTCAAGGAATCCTCCAAGATACGTTACATCGCCTTGGCCGAAAAGACCCCTGCCACTGGAACTCATGCCATTGTCACCGGCTGGGGTACCAAGTGTTATTTGACCTGTGTCAGCTTGCCCAAGACCTTGCAAGAAGTCGAAGTTGATATCGTTGATGAGAAGGCCTGTGCTTCCAgcgaatacaaatatggttccGAAATCAAGCCCACCATGGTGTGCGCCTATGCTGTCGACAAGGATGCCTGCCAAGGTGACTCCGGTGGCCCATTGGTTGCTGAAGGCAAATTGGTCGGTGTTGTCTCCTGGGGTTATGGCTGCGCCAGATCTGGCTATCCCGGTGTTTATGCTGATGTTCCTTCTCTCCGCACCTGGGTTGAAAAGACCGCCAAGGAATTGTAA
- the LOC106091310 gene encoding trypsin-like, whose translation MLRLVVLFALVSYSLAGVSSNDFYGRIVNGVPTTIEDHPYQVSLQTNSGSHFCGGSIISEDVVVTAAHCMQSHSASQFKVRLGSTEYHTGGELVEVKSFKFHEGYNPNTMVNDVAVIKLARPVKESATIRFVKLADTTPANGTPAVVTGWGTTCFMACNTLPKTLQKVVVDFVNKKTCASSQYKYGSQIRPTMVCAYAKDKDACQGDSGGPLVAEGKLVGVVSWGKGCALAGYPGVYADVPSLRTWIEKAAKEL comes from the coding sequence ATGTTGCGCTTAGTAGTTTTGTTTGCGTTGGTGAGCTACTCCCTGGCTGGCGTGTCCAGCAATGATTTCTATGGACGCATTGTAAATGGCGTTCCTACCACCATCGAGGACCATCCCTACCAGGTCTCCCTGCAAACCAACTCCGGCAGTCATTTCTGTGGTGGTTCCATCATCAGCGAGGATGTCGTTGTTACCGCTGCCCATTGCATGCAATCGCACTCTGCCTCTCAATTCAAGGTCCGTCTCGGCTCCACTGAATACCACACTGGTGGTGAGTTGGTAGAGGTCAAGTCATTCAAGTTCCATGAAGGCTACAACCCCAACACAATGGTGAACGATGTTGCTGTCATCAAATTGGCCCGTCCCGTCAAGGAATCCGCTACGATCCGTTTTGTTAAATTGGCTGATACAACTCCCGCCAATGGAACTCCTGCTGTGGTCACCGGCTGGGGTACCACCTGCTTCATGGCCTGCAACACTTTGCCCAAGACCTTGCAAAAAGTCGTAGTTGACTTTGTTAATAAGAAGACTTGCGCTTCCAGCCAATATAAATACGGTTCTCAAATCAGACCTACCATGGTGTGTGCCTATGCCAAAGACAAGGATGCCTGCCAAGGTGATTCCGGTGGCCCATTGGTTGCTGAAGGCAAATTGGTCGGTGTTGTTTCCTGGGGCAAGGGCTGCGCTCTTGCCGGATATCCCGGTGTTTATGCTGATGTTCCTTCTCTCCGCACTTGGATTGAAAAGGCCGCCAAGGAATTGTAA
- the LOC106091309 gene encoding trypsin produces the protein MLRFVVLLFALVSTSLAGVSRNDFYGRIVNGVATTIEEHPYQVSLQGLSGSHFCGGSIISEDIVVTAAHCMQSHSASQFKVRLGSTEYNTGGELVEVKAFKFHENYNSGTMKNDVAVIKLARPVKESATIRFVKLADKTPATGTPAVVTGWGTTCFMACNTLPKTLQKVVVDIVDEKTCSSSEYKYGSKIKPTMVCAYAEDKDACQGDSGGPLVAGGKLVGVVSWGKGCALPGYPGVYADVPSLRTWIEKTAKEL, from the coding sequence ATGTTACGTTTCGTAGTTTTGTTATTTGCCTTGGTGAGCACCTCCCTGGCTGGCGTCTCCCGCAATGATTTCTATGGACGCATTGTAAATGGCGTTGCCACCACCATTGAGGAACATCCCTATCAGGTCTCCCTGCAAGGTCTCTCCGGCAGTCATTTCTGTGGCGGTTCCATCATCAGCGAAGATATCGTTGTAACTGCTGCCCATTGCATGCAATCGCACTCCGCCTCTCAATTCAAGGTTCGTCTCGGCTCCACTGAATACAACACTGGTGGTGAATTGGTAGAGGTCAAGGCTTTCAAGTTCCATGAAAACTATAACTCCGGCACCATGAAGAATGATGTGGCTGTCATCAAATTGGCTCGTCCCGTCAAGGAATCCGCTACGATCCGTTTTGTTAAATTGGCTGATAAAACACCTGCCACTGGCACTCCTGCTGTGGTCACCGGCTGGGGCACCACCTGCTTCATGGCTTGCAATACTTTGCCCAAGACCTTGCAAAAAGTTGTAGTTGATATTGTCGATGAGAAGACTTGCTCTTCCAGCGAATACAAATATGGCTCTAAAATCAAGCCCACCATGGTGTGTGCCTATGCCGAAGACAAGGATGCCTGCCAAGGCGATTCTGGTGGCCCATTGGTTGCTGGAGGCAAATTGGTCGGTGTTGTTTCCTGGGGTAAGGGCTGCGCTCTTCCCGGCTATCCCGGTGTTTATGCCGATGTTCCTTCTCTCCGCACATGGATTGAAAAGACCGCCAAGGAATTGTAA
- the LOC106091308 gene encoding trypsin-like, whose amino-acid sequence MLRFVVLFTLVSSSLADVSSNDFYGRIVNGVDTTIQDHPYQVSLQTNKGDHFCGGSIISEDIVVTAAHCMQSHSVSEFKVRLGSTQYNTGGELVEVKSFKSHERYNPKTMVNDVAVIKLARPVKESASIRYIKLADKTPATGTPAVVTGWGTTCFLICNTLPKTLKEVEVGIVDEKACASSEYKYGSQIQPSMVCAYGLVKDACQGDSGGPLVAEGKLVGVVSWGKGCALDGFPGVYADVATLRSWIEKTAKEM is encoded by the coding sequence ATGTTGCGCTTTGTGGTATTGTTCACCTTGGTGAGCTCCTCTCTGGCTGACGTTTCCAGCAATGATTTCTATGGACGCATTGTAAATGGTGTTGACACCACCATCCAGGACCATCCCTATCAGGTCTCTTTGCAAACTAACAAAGGCGACCATTTCTGTGGCGGTTCCATTATCAGCGAGGACATTGTTGTTACCGCTGCCCATTGCATGCAATCGCACTCTGTCTCCGAATTTAAGGTTCGCCTAGGATCAACTCAATACAATACTGGTGGTGAATTGGTTGAAGTCAAGTCATTCAAGTCCCATGAACGCTACAACCCCAAGACAATGGTGAACGATGTTGCTGTCATCAAATTGGCCCGTCCTGTAAAAGAATCCGCTTCAATCCGTTACAtcaaattggctgacaaaaCTCCTGCCACTGGCACTCCTGCTGTGGTTACCGGCTGGGGCACCACTTGCTTCTTGATCTGCAACACTTTGCCCAAGACCTTGAAAGAAGTCGAAGTTGGTATTGTCGATGAGAAGGCTTGCGCTTCCAGCGAATATAAATACGGTTCCCAAATCCAACCCAGCATGGTGTGTGCCTATGGCCTTGTTAAGGATGCCTGCCAAGGTGATTCCGGTGGCCCATTGGTTGCTGAAGGCAAATTGGTTGGTGTTGTTTCTTGGGGTAAGGGTTGTGCCCTCGATGGTTTCCCAGGTGTCTATGCTGATGTAGCCACCCTCCGCTCTTGGATAGAAAAGACCGCCAAGGAAATGTAA
- the LOC106091313 gene encoding trypsin, translating into MLPFLLILGVVNTAVAEFFPNCLDGRIVNGVNTTIQKHPYQVSLQTNDGRHFCGGSIISEDIIVTAAHCMQRYSASEFKVRLGSTNNEVGGELVSVKSFRNHEKYDRDTKVNDVALVKMATPVRESSKVRYVKLAKKTPVTGTTAVVTGWGTTCFLACDVTTTLQEVEVDIIDYKTCASSEYSYGSLILETMVCAYAVEKDACQGDSGGPLVVGDELVGVVSWGHGCAEPGYPGVYADVAALRKWIEKASKEM; encoded by the coding sequence ATGTTGCCTTTCCTTTTGATTCTAGGAGTGGTAAATACAGCTGTTGCAGAATTTTTCCCCAATTGCTTAGATGGTCGCATTGTGAATGGTGTCAATACCACCATTCAAAAACATCCTTATCAGGTGTCATTGCAAACCAATGATGGTAGGCATTTCTGTGGTGGCTCCATCATCAGTGAGGACATCATTGTTACAGCCGCCCACTGTATGCAACGCTATTCCGCCAGTGAATTCAAAGTGCGTCTGGGATCTACAAACAACGAAGTCGGTGGTGAATTAGTCTCTGTAAAGTCATTTAGAAATCATGAGAAGTATGACCGCGATACCAAGGTAAACGATGTAGCCCTTGTCAAAATGGCCACCCCTGTAAGAGAATCGTCCAAAGTGCGTTATGTAAAATTGGCAAAGAAAACTCCTGTCACAGGCACAACTGCCGTCGTCACTGGATGGGGTACCACCTGTTTCCTTGCTTGTGATGTTACCACGACTTTGCAGGAAGTGGAAGTTGACATCATTGACTACAAGACTTGTGCTTCCAGTGAGTACAGCTACGGGTCTCTAATTCTGGAGACCATGGTGTGTGCCTATGCTGTGGAGAAGGATGCCTGCCAAGGAGATTCTGGTGGCCCATTGGTAGTGGGAGACGAATTAGTTGGTGTTGTGTCTTGGGGCCATGGCTGCGCTGAACCTGGTTACCCAGGAGTCTACGCTGATGTCGCTGCACTCCGCAAATGGATTGAAAAGGCCTCCAAAGAAATGTAA